The window CCCAAAAGACCACTCCCACCGGTAACGAGGACAAAAGACATGCTCTCACCTCACTCCGTTTTCGCTGCGGCTTTCCTCAGTCGATCCATAATAGCCCTTCCAAGACCCACTTCAGGCACAGGCTCAGCAAAGATAAGGTCAAGCCTCTCCTCTTCAAGGCGGTGGAGACAGGCGAAGAAATTGGCTGCTGCCTCCCTCAAGTCCCGGGATGGAGAGAGGATTTCAACCCGAAC is drawn from Candidatus Caldatribacterium sp. and contains these coding sequences:
- a CDS encoding L-threonylcarbamoyladenylate synthase type 1 TsaC; translation: VRVEILSPSRDLREAAANFFACLHRLEEERLDLIFAEPVPEVGLGRAIMDRLRKAAAKTE